The nucleotide sequence TGCTTAAATCGTCTCGCACCATTGAGGAGCCAATGTTCTGTTCTGCCAACAGCTGTAGCAGTTCGTGCGTTGTCTGTTGACTGGCGGGAATATCAAACTGCAGTGCCAGATAATGCTTCGTTATATCTGTCAGTTCAGTAACGTGTTGTTGGTTCTCGGCGGGATTCTCCCTGACTCTTTCCCAGAGATTATCCAGTTGTTGCAATACCCAGTTCGCGGGTGTGATCGAACGATTTCGGACAGCCATGATCACAAGCGCCAGACAAGCCAGTGACAAGCCGCCGAGACCGGTTATACCCCAGGTTGTCCATTGAGAAGTTTCCTGAACAGGCACTTCCACATCAACAACGGACTGGATATCGCGAAACTGTGTGGGGTCCGCGCGTCCTTCCAGAACACTGGTAATGGTGACAGGTTGTGCCGCCAGGTTGATGACTTCGACCGGTTCTGCCTGAACGCTCTTTGAATCGGTCGACAAGAGATTTACGCTCAACTCCGGGACTTCCAGATCACCGGAATGAATACTTTCCAATGTCAGTGTGCGTCTCCACATTCGTCCCGAATCAACCGGGATTTCGAACAGGTCTTTCGAATCAATGACATCAAACGGGCCAAGTTGATCCGTAACGGCCGGCCAGACCAGACTTTTCTCCGCTGGCGAGATCAGTTCGTAGGTCACCGTGAATGGTTCCGCAACGCGAACGCTGGTTGCCGACATACTGATCGAAACTTTAACTCCCTGCTGATTGTATGACGTTTTGTAAGGATCCGCCTGCGCAAAACCTGTGATCAGAAAGACCAGTACTCCTGACACGATCATCTTGAGTACCCAGGGGTAATAACTGTGCGATGAGCAGCAACTGTTGCTGCCCGAGCATCGAAGAATGATTCGATGAAAACTCATGTTCGGCTCTCCCGTTTATGAAAATATCGACGTAGAGGTTCCACGATATCGACACCGGTTTCGATATGAAGTGGCTCTAACCGCAGACGACGAAACATCGCATCCCGCGCTTCTGATCGCTCTCGATACAGGCGGGCATATGCTTCGCGGTTGCTGCGGCTGGCTGTGTCGAGGGTGATGATTTCTCCGCTCTCGGCGTCTTGCAGTCGTATCAGGCCGACATTCGGCATTGTGGATTCCCGTTGATCAGAAATGACCACCGGGACAATATCATGTTGTCGACGGGCGACCTTCAATGTGGATTCATAATTCTCATCCTGGAAATCGCTGATCAGGAAAAGGACGCACTTACGGTTCGAAATCCGGTTGAGGTGTTCCAATGCCTGTCGTATATCGGTTCCTGTCCCCATCGGTTCACAGTACAGCATCTCTCGAATCAGACGCAGCACATGCCGCGAACCTTTGCGAGCCGGGACACTCTTTTCAATATGGTCCGTAAAGAGCGTGAGTCCGACTTTGTCATTATTTTTGATGGCAGACATGGCAAGTGTTGCCCCTACCTCTGTCACAACTTCCCGCTTGGTCTGTTGATTGGTCCCGAAACTTTGTGACCCACTCAGATCGATCAGCAACATCACCGAAAGCTCGCGTTCTTCACGGAACAGCTTCACGTAGGGTTCGCCGCTGCGGGCAGTAACATTCCAGTCAATGGTGCGAACATCGTCGCCTACCTGGTACGGACGAACTTCCTCGAATTCAATGCCGCGACCTTTGAAGGCAGAGTGCCATGTGCCTGCCAGCATCTCATCGACTTTATGCGAAGTACGAATCTGCACGCGACGAATTTTCTGAATCACTTCTCGTGGAATCATGTATCGATCCATTCTTGGATAAGGGCAGAACGCGGGCCTTCCCTTGACGGAACTGCCCCTCGCTCTCTACCGGACAACTTACACTGTTCTGCTTTTTATGCTACGGCGTAGGAATGTGTGCCAGGATCTCATTGACGATCGATTCGCTGGTACGGTCTTCCGCTTCTGCTTCATAGGTGATCATCACGCGATGACGCAGGACATCCAAAGCGATCTCTTTGACATCGTCCGGTTTCACATATCCGCGCCCAGCCAGGAAAGCATTCGCCTTCGCTGCCAGTGTCAGATTGATCGTAGCGCGGGGTGAACCGCCGAACTGAATCAAGCCATCCAGGTTCAACCCGTAGGCTTCCGGTTTGCGTGTCGCCATGACCAGATCGACGATGTAGTTTTCGATTTTCGAATCGACATAGATTTCATCAATCAAATTACGGGCGTGCATAATTTCAGCGGGTGAGGTGACCGGTACGATCTCGACGTGCGTGGCGGTTTTACTCATGCGGCGCAGGATCTGCAACTCTTCATCCCGATTTGGATAGTCGACCACCACCTTCAACATGAAGCGATCACTTTGCGCTTCGGGCAGGGGGTAAGTCCCTTCCTGTTCGACAGGATTCTGTGTCGCCATGATCAGGAACGGTTCTTCAAGTGGAAACGTTTCTCCGCCGATGGTAACCTGTCGCTCCTGCATTGCTTCCAGCAACGCACTCTGCACTTTGGCCGGGGCGCGGTTGATTTCATCAGCGAGAATCAGGTTTGAAAAGATCGGACCTTTCTGAACAACAAACGTTTGATCCTGCGGACGGTAGACCTGTGTGCCAATCAGGTCGGCTGGCAATAGATCAGGGGTAAACTGTAAGCGTTGAAAGCCGGTATTAATCGCTTGCGCCAGACTTGCCACAGCAGTGGTCTTGGCCAGTCCCGGAACACCTTCGATCAGGAGATGTCCGCGCGTCAATAATCCGATCAACATGCGGTGCACCAGCTTTTCCTGGCCGACAAGTACCTGATTGACTTGTCCCACAATCCGTCGAAACGGCTCGCTGTGAGTTTCAATCTCCCCGGTCAAGAGTTTGATCCGATCCTTGGTCTCGGCATGATGATTGTTTGTGGTGGATGGACTCGACATATTCAAACTCCTCAGGTCTTAGAATGGGAAAACGTATCAGCTTGTCAGCGACTACCTGAGAGGTAGCATTTGACGTGCCAATAGCTTGGGTTCCTTAAAACAGAGGATTTTGCTGGTTTTGACAGGTACTTTCAGTCTGAAGACACCATTTCCCCGCCCTCCTGTCGAGACAGACTGCCCCGGTGGGGCATTTTGCCTCAATAGTGAAAGTTGTAAACTTGTCGTGAACCAGCCCGTTTTCAGCAGCGCAGTTATCCATAGAGCGTCTCTCAATCTATGAAAACGGCCCCAATGGCCCCGGAGACACATCAGCCAAACGGGCTCAGTCCCGCTGACCCGCTCGCTGTTGCCCCCCTTCCGTGAAAAGCGACTCATTCATTGAAATCATCCACTGAAAATATTCGACTTGACTCACCCCTGCTCTCACCCAGGATAAGCGTCTAACCGTGTCGCGCGCGTGAGCAGTTTACAGTGCACTGAAACACGCGACACCTGTTTTGACTCTTCACTAAAAATAAGCCTGTTTTTTCCAGATTTGCACTGCCTGAATCAGCACTTGTTCCCCATGTTAGTCTGCGGGTCGCCACACTTCGCAGAGCTTCGTCCCGATAACGCTCCGGCAACGCCAAATATCGTGCTCGTATCAACCTGTATCGCCACATTTTATTTTTCATCCCCCCTTGACCTCCCTGTGCCACGCCATAAGATTTCCCTCGAACATGAAATGAAACCTGATTCCCGATAACCCGGTTACACAAGCCTCAGAAATCAATCAGTAGAATGAATTCCATGCAGCAGGTACCAGATTGATACACCATCTCCGTTCGAGTGATTTCGTAATTCTCGTGGCAGGAATATCAGTCTGCAGAATCCCCTGGCTGGCTTGCCCAGCAGCGTCCGCGTAAGCAGCATTGATTTCATGATCAACGACCAGCCCGGCCAACACATTCTAACCGATCGCACTACTTCAGTCTGAGATGAACATTCCGAGCCAATTAACACTCCAGATAAATGAGTCCGGATTTGCCCGGTCTCGAAAGGCACCGGCTGGACAGGACTGCGCAGCACCACGACACAATCGACGGACATGAAGGATACCATCTACACCACCAAGCGCATGCTTGCGAAGACATTGATCAGCTACTCATTTGAAACAGAAGTTGTATCTGAACAACGGCAATCATTCTGATTCTACTCGATTGGAAAAATCGACAAATCGATTCAAGGTCACTGCACCCAGATCAACACTCATCATAAAAGACGAGTAGGCAAGCAGCGCTGCCAGGCGACGGGTATCGCGTGCCCAGGGCGGGAGATAATGTGGACTCTGCAGGAAGCCTGATTCAAAATAAGGTTCCAGGGTGATGGCATCACTTAATGCCAGTCTCCCTGCGAATAAGCGTTCGATGACCTGCGGCTGATTATCGCGGATTGCCACGTTCAACAGCACGTGCGTCTCCATCACCCCCTTGAGGTAGGCGCAATCTTTGGTAAAGGCAGAATGCCCGCGAACATCCCCTCCGCGGAAGATTCTCTGCGTAGATTTATAAGCTTCCAGCTCATCCTGGCCTGCCTCCAGGAACTGTTTGAAACATTCTATAAAATCAGCGCCCTCCAGTGCATTTTTCAGAACCTGAATTCGTAATGCCAGTCGACGCAATCGGTTGATATCCATCGAACGTGTCGCGATCTCCGCAAACACCGCGATCCCTTCCTGGGTACGGGTCGTTCGGGGGGCACCCAGTTGAAGGCTTTTCAGATTCAGCTGTCGCCTGCCATTAATCGCTGTGGCCATATGAATCAGTGCCTCATGGTTGTAGAGCTGATCGAAATCGAGGTCGGAAAACATCGCTGATTCACGAATTCGGATGCGTGTTGAGCCAGCAATCGCTTTGGAGGAAAGTTGATTATCGACAACCACTGTAACAGCATCATCTGTAAAATACGCCTGGACCGCCTGCCGTAATCTGTCAGCAAATTGATCGGCGGGGAGATCAGCATTCACAGGCGCGATGTATGTTCCCTGGTTGAGATGATCCGTTTTTTCCAGTAGAAACGCGGCAGCATTCACGCCCGTCAGCGACTGTGTCGCATAGACTTCATCAGGTCGGCCATAAAGATTAATCGAACGCTCTGTAAATTCCGATGTTCCGACCGCCATCAGCATCCGCCCTGCTTCGGCATAACTGGCTGCTGTCCGCCTTAAAAACTGCAGGATCGGATCTTCCCCCTGGCTTTCAGTCACGAACGCATCTAACGCGGCGATCTCATCTTTCCAGTCGGGGATCTGCAGTTCCACTTCCGGTAACGCAGGACAGCCGTCTCTCCAGTCTTTCAGGAACCTGGCTTCACTCGCATCAGGCCAGTTTAGATATTTCAGAACCAGGATTGGCTTTGCCAGTTTCAGCAGGCGCTCATCAAGTTGTTGAATTTGCGATCTCAGTGCCGGGTGTATGAACGAATGCGTTCGCAGTTTATCGGCGGCCTCTTCGCCTGTTACGATTTCTGACATGAGTCAACTCACTTTCCATCCCTCGAAACTGATACGGGACTGACGGATAAAATCTTATCCAGGACCATTGGGATTTCACAGAGAAATACAGAAAACCGACACCTGCAATGAGTCGCGTAGTTACCCCAAAGCCTCGAAACGGACCTGTTTCACAAGTATTCCACTGAGAACAAGGCCTTACCATCCTTTACAAGCCGGAGCTGATCTGCATAAAGTAGACGCGCATCTCCCCGGCTGTGGATTTCTTCGTCCGGACGCTGGCTGTAAACTCTGACCAGGTCGATGTAAACGGCAACGGGGCACAGAAAGTCATTACATGCTTAACATATTCGAATCGGTCACCAGACGCCTGGTTGAAGTCTGGAAGTCTGACGAGCAGTCGGGACAGAGAAGCGCATCCAGTTGTCGCTGCGGGCGTCCTGTTTATTTCCAGAACAGCGTCTGCCTGGGCTGTCAGGCGCCGCTGGGATATGCACCTTCATTACAACAGCTTCGCTCGATGACAGCAGGCCCGGATTCGGGTACCTGGGTGCTTGACGGAGATCCCGGACAGGCGACCATCTGGAAACGCTGTAAAAACTTTGACTCCCCGGCCGGGTGTAACTGGCTGGTGCAGGCTGACGAAGACCAGACACTCTGCCGATCCTGCCGGTTGAACCACACAATTCCCAACCTGGCTGACTCCGATAATCGTCTGTGGTGGCGTAAAATTGAAAATGCCAAACGGCGCCTCGTCGCACAATTATTAAATCTCGGCTTACCGATTGAATCGAAAGTGAGTGAGGACCCCAAACACGGAGTCATGTTCGACTTTCTACGATCGACAGAGCAGAAGTCGCGCGTGATTACCGGGCACTCCGATGGTTTGATTATCTTGAATATCGAAGAAGCGGATGACTCCATTCGAGAGAAAATGCGCAAAGAAATGCATGAGCCCTATCGCACACTCCTGGGTCATTTACGACACGAAATCGGCCATTATTACTGGGACCGACTCGTCGCAGTAGACAAAACCTGGCTGGAGAAATACCGTGACCTGTTTGGAGATGAGCGGGAAGACTATGCAGCCGCGCTCAAACGAAATTATGAGCAGGGACCTCCTGCGAACTGGGCTGAAAAGCATATCACCTCTTACGCCTCGGTTCACCCGTGGGAAGACTGGGCCGAATGCTGGGCTCATTATCTGCATGTGGTGGACAGCCTGGATACCGCCCTCCGTTTTGGATTGCGGGGCGAGGACGTCGAACAGGCAGTCGAACCCTTCACTGTGAACGATCTCTATGATCCGAAAGCCCCTGATGCCGAACGGGTGATCCTGCTGGTCAACTCGTGGGTTCAGCTTACCACAGTGCTGAACGAACTGGCGCGCAGCATGGGTCATCAGGATTTCTATCCGTTTGTCATGTCCCGCACCGTACTTCGCAAAATGCACTTTATTCAGATGATTGTAAAAGAGGCCCGTGATGGAACATCGCCCGTGGTGGAACACCATTGACTGGAAACTGATTAACGCGCGACCATCAATGGTCTGACGCTCTTCTTCGTCAGTTCGAGAGATCCAAAAGTCACTGCTGAATCACCTCCCTTTGACCGCGAATCGACACGCATCAAAATACAGATATCACCCTGTATGCCGCGCGACTGGCATTGTTCAGCAACTCGCCATTCACCACGTCATTTTTATTCACCAGCCCGCAATTGTGCATTGCTGCACTCTCTACAAATATAGCGACCACTGTCCCAGTCTCTGTCCAGATTTACGGTAGCGACTTCAGGTCCATTGGGACCGAGAA is from Gimesia maris and encodes:
- a CDS encoding zinc-binding metallopeptidase family protein, with protein sequence MLNIFESVTRRLVEVWKSDEQSGQRSASSCRCGRPVYFQNSVCLGCQAPLGYAPSLQQLRSMTAGPDSGTWVLDGDPGQATIWKRCKNFDSPAGCNWLVQADEDQTLCRSCRLNHTIPNLADSDNRLWWRKIENAKRRLVAQLLNLGLPIESKVSEDPKHGVMFDFLRSTEQKSRVITGHSDGLIILNIEEADDSIREKMRKEMHEPYRTLLGHLRHEIGHYYWDRLVAVDKTWLEKYRDLFGDEREDYAAALKRNYEQGPPANWAEKHITSYASVHPWEDWAECWAHYLHVVDSLDTALRFGLRGEDVEQAVEPFTVNDLYDPKAPDAERVILLVNSWVQLTTVLNELARSMGHQDFYPFVMSRTVLRKMHFIQMIVKEARDGTSPVVEHH
- a CDS encoding flavohemoglobin expression-modulating QEGLA motif protein — its product is MSEIVTGEEAADKLRTHSFIHPALRSQIQQLDERLLKLAKPILVLKYLNWPDASEARFLKDWRDGCPALPEVELQIPDWKDEIAALDAFVTESQGEDPILQFLRRTAASYAEAGRMLMAVGTSEFTERSINLYGRPDEVYATQSLTGVNAAAFLLEKTDHLNQGTYIAPVNADLPADQFADRLRQAVQAYFTDDAVTVVVDNQLSSKAIAGSTRIRIRESAMFSDLDFDQLYNHEALIHMATAINGRRQLNLKSLQLGAPRTTRTQEGIAVFAEIATRSMDINRLRRLALRIQVLKNALEGADFIECFKQFLEAGQDELEAYKSTQRIFRGGDVRGHSAFTKDCAYLKGVMETHVLLNVAIRDNQPQVIERLFAGRLALSDAITLEPYFESGFLQSPHYLPPWARDTRRLAALLAYSSFMMSVDLGAVTLNRFVDFSNRVESE
- a CDS encoding DUF58 domain-containing protein produces the protein MIPREVIQKIRRVQIRTSHKVDEMLAGTWHSAFKGRGIEFEEVRPYQVGDDVRTIDWNVTARSGEPYVKLFREERELSVMLLIDLSGSQSFGTNQQTKREVVTEVGATLAMSAIKNNDKVGLTLFTDHIEKSVPARKGSRHVLRLIREMLYCEPMGTGTDIRQALEHLNRISNRKCVLFLISDFQDENYESTLKVARRQHDIVPVVISDQRESTMPNVGLIRLQDAESGEIITLDTASRSNREAYARLYRERSEARDAMFRRLRLEPLHIETGVDIVEPLRRYFHKRESRT
- a CDS encoding AAA family ATPase, which encodes MSSPSTTNNHHAETKDRIKLLTGEIETHSEPFRRIVGQVNQVLVGQEKLVHRMLIGLLTRGHLLIEGVPGLAKTTAVASLAQAINTGFQRLQFTPDLLPADLIGTQVYRPQDQTFVVQKGPIFSNLILADEINRAPAKVQSALLEAMQERQVTIGGETFPLEEPFLIMATQNPVEQEGTYPLPEAQSDRFMLKVVVDYPNRDEELQILRRMSKTATHVEIVPVTSPAEIMHARNLIDEIYVDSKIENYIVDLVMATRKPEAYGLNLDGLIQFGGSPRATINLTLAAKANAFLAGRGYVKPDDVKEIALDVLRHRVMITYEAEAEDRTSESIVNEILAHIPTP